A stretch of the Macaca thibetana thibetana isolate TM-01 chromosome X, ASM2454274v1, whole genome shotgun sequence genome encodes the following:
- the AMELX gene encoding amelogenin, X isoform, which produces MGTWILFACLLGAAFAMPVLTPLKWYQSIRPPYPSYGYEPMGGWLHHQIIPVLSQQHPPTHTLQPHHHIPVVPAQQPVLPQQPMMPVPGQHSMTPTQHHQPNLPPPAQQPYQPQPVQPQPHQPMQPQPPVHPMQPLPPQPPLPPMFPMQPLPPMLPDLTLEAWPSTDKTKREEVVSIF; this is translated from the exons ATGGGGACCTGGATTTTATTTGCCTGCCTCCTGGGAGCAGCTTTTGCCATGCCT GTGCTTACCCCTTTGAAGTGGTACCAGAGCATAAGGCCACCG TACCCTTCCTATGGTTACGAGCCCATGGGTGGATGGCTGCACCACCAAATCATCCCCGTGCTGTCCCAACAGCACCCCCCGACTCACACCCTGCAGCCTCATCACCACATCCCAGTGGTGCCAGCTCAGCAGCCCGTGCTCCCCCAGCAACCAATGATGCCCGTTCCTGGCCAACACTCCATGACTCCAACCCAACACCACCAGCCAAACCTCCCTCCGCCCGCCCAGCAGCCCTACCAGCCCCAGCCTGTTcagccacagcctcaccagcCCATGCAGCCCCAGCCACCTGTGCACCCCATGCAGCCCCTGCCGCCACAGCCACCTCTGCCTCCGATGTTCCCcatgcagcccctgcctcccatgCTTCCTGATCTGACTCTGGAAGCTTGGCCATCAACGGACAAGACCAAGCGGGAGGAAGTGGTGAGTATATTTTGA